A genomic window from Gemmatimonadota bacterium includes:
- a CDS encoding metal-dependent hydrolase yields MPTSIGHVVGGYTAVELVGARPGSTPRSRLLWILGLSIVAANAPDLDFLPGLILGRATAFHRGPTHSLLATLVVPLLLAGLTRRWTGSFWTVFLATWAAYSSHVVLDLLIPDPLGEGGIGLLWPFSRRPFSFELALLEPFDGLRRFDAVGLNVSFTRTLLSWTGVRVFLVDAVLVSPLLLLVPLARALRSRAGRRRTLAAAE; encoded by the coding sequence ATGCCCACCTCGATCGGACACGTCGTCGGCGGATACACCGCCGTCGAGCTTGTCGGCGCCCGACCCGGCTCCACGCCCCGCAGCCGCCTGCTGTGGATCCTGGGCCTGTCCATCGTGGCCGCCAACGCGCCCGACCTGGACTTCCTGCCCGGTCTGATCCTGGGCCGCGCCACGGCCTTCCATCGCGGGCCCACCCACTCGCTGCTCGCCACCCTGGTGGTCCCGCTGCTCCTCGCCGGCCTCACGCGCCGCTGGACGGGATCGTTCTGGACGGTCTTCCTGGCCACCTGGGCGGCCTATTCGTCCCACGTCGTGCTGGACCTGCTCATTCCCGATCCGCTGGGTGAAGGAGGCATCGGGCTGCTCTGGCCGTTCTCGCGACGGCCGTTCTCGTTCGAGCTGGCCCTGCTCGAGCCCTTCGACGGTCTGCGGCGCTTCGATGCGGTGGGGCTGAACGTCAGCTTCACCCGCACCCTCCTCAGCTGGACCGGCGTCCGCGTGTTCCTGGTCGATGCGGTCCTGGTCTCTCCCCTTCTCCTGCTGGTGCCGCTGGCCCGGGCGCTGCGGTCCCGGGCGGGGCGCCGCCGCACGCTGGCCGCCGCCGAGTGA
- a CDS encoding 30S ribosomal protein S1, with protein MANTMFVGNADPHLLDDPYGDDDLSISRDDFAKLLSDYEDTLQDVKEGEIVRAKVLRVNETNVILEFGFKSEGTVPLDEFKDPATLVPGAEIEVLLESLEDEQGVVVLSKKKADFLRVWERIKEAYEQDRPVKGTLSRKIKGGVTVDLMGVDAFLPGSQIALRRVPNIEDLLGDSYDFKIIKLNKRRRNIVVSRRVLLETERESKRKKLVKELLVGQVRAGVVKNITDFGAFIDLGGLDGLLHITDMSWGRVGHPSEVVKIGQELDIKVLDIDWDRERISLGLKQLLPYPWTEIDRKYPVGSRVRGRVVSITNYGAFIELEKGVEGLVHISEMSWTRNVRHPSKLVNIGDEIEAVVLKVDPADEKISLGMKQIEEDPWLALPVKYPTGTVLDGVVRNLTSFGAFVEIEPGIDGLVHVSDMSWTKRVEHPSEVVEKGQEMKVMVLDVDAEGKRISLGIKQLLDDPWPQIVERFAPGVEQEATVVRNQEGGVVVDMGDDIEAFVPPTHTGVDDPERLDEYYAPGEKVDVKVLESDATNRRIVLTVTTLPERKPGRRLTPVAAESGAEEAGESASAE; from the coding sequence ATGGCCAACACGATGTTCGTCGGCAACGCCGACCCCCACCTGCTCGACGATCCCTACGGCGACGACGATCTCTCCATCTCGAGAGACGACTTCGCGAAGCTGCTCTCCGACTACGAGGACACCCTCCAGGACGTCAAGGAGGGCGAGATCGTCCGGGCGAAGGTCCTTCGCGTCAACGAGACGAACGTCATCCTCGAGTTCGGCTTCAAGAGCGAAGGCACCGTTCCCCTCGACGAGTTCAAGGATCCCGCCACCCTGGTGCCGGGCGCCGAGATCGAGGTGCTCCTCGAGAGCCTCGAGGACGAGCAGGGCGTGGTGGTGCTCTCCAAGAAGAAGGCGGACTTCCTCCGCGTCTGGGAGCGCATCAAGGAGGCCTACGAGCAGGATCGTCCGGTGAAGGGCACCCTCAGCCGCAAGATCAAGGGCGGCGTGACGGTGGACCTCATGGGCGTCGACGCCTTCCTCCCGGGTTCGCAGATCGCGCTGCGTCGCGTTCCGAACATCGAGGATCTGCTCGGCGACTCGTACGACTTCAAGATCATCAAGCTCAACAAGCGTCGCCGGAACATCGTGGTCTCGCGCCGCGTGCTGCTGGAGACCGAGCGCGAGTCCAAGCGCAAGAAGCTGGTCAAGGAGCTGCTGGTCGGTCAGGTCCGGGCGGGCGTGGTCAAGAACATCACGGACTTCGGTGCCTTCATCGACCTGGGCGGTCTGGACGGACTGCTCCACATCACCGACATGTCGTGGGGCCGGGTCGGGCATCCCTCCGAGGTGGTCAAGATCGGTCAGGAGCTGGACATCAAGGTCCTCGACATCGACTGGGACCGCGAGCGCATCTCGCTCGGCCTCAAGCAGCTGCTCCCGTATCCGTGGACCGAGATCGACCGCAAGTATCCGGTCGGCTCCCGCGTGCGCGGCCGGGTGGTCTCCATCACGAACTACGGCGCCTTCATCGAGCTGGAGAAGGGCGTCGAGGGTCTGGTGCACATCTCCGAGATGTCCTGGACGCGCAACGTCCGGCATCCCAGCAAGCTCGTGAACATCGGGGACGAGATCGAAGCCGTGGTCCTGAAGGTCGACCCGGCCGACGAGAAGATCTCGCTCGGCATGAAGCAGATCGAGGAGGACCCCTGGCTGGCCCTGCCGGTCAAGTATCCCACCGGAACGGTGCTGGACGGCGTGGTCCGCAACCTCACGTCCTTCGGCGCGTTCGTGGAGATCGAGCCCGGGATCGACGGTCTCGTGCACGTCTCCGACATGAGCTGGACCAAGCGGGTCGAGCATCCGTCGGAGGTCGTGGAGAAGGGCCAGGAGATGAAGGTCATGGTCCTCGACGTGGACGCCGAGGGCAAGCGGATCTCGCTCGGGATCAAGCAACTGCTGGACGACCCGTGGCCTCAGATCGTCGAGCGCTTCGCGCCCGGCGTGGAGCAGGAGGCCACCGTGGTCCGCAACCAGGAAGGCGGCGTGGTCGTCGACATGGGAGACGACATCGAGGCCTTCGTGCCGCCCACGCACACCGGCGTGGACGACCCCGAGCGTCTGGACGAGTACTATGCGCCCGGTGAGAAGGTGGACGTGAAGGTCCTCGAGTCCGACGCCACCAATCGCCGGATCGTGCTGACGGTCACGACGCTGCCCGAGCGCAAGCCCGGACGGCGTCTCACGCCGGTCGCTGCCGAGAGCGGCGCCGAGGAGGCCGGCGAATCGGCGTCCGCGGAGTAG
- a CDS encoding CopD family protein, translating to MRRARAVGAATVLAILTLLPAAGPRHTDLESSQPAADQRLAEAPGEIRLRFTTLVQRALSSVELRAPDGGLVPLGALDYAPASGDRELVARIAAPLGAGLHQVTWRTAGPDSHPVSGSFAFTVERGATSVGDQAADTLPAAPPPVAPQAGPAPPPLAPHDPLGLAGRWLFLLSTTLLIGVVTFRWSVVAPAARRGETALADAARTGLRRLGWIGVLLAGTGAVVRVFTQAGATGTGALPLLFQTPWGWGWWLHLGAALLFAFGLLRAARSTTGRAGWVVATVAAALATLAPPLSGHAWAVDGARRVPLLVADTLHVAAAGAWIGALAGLVFVALPLLRRARDADGRVPALPSWIASFSRVSLMAVLVLLATGAVNAWDRVGAFGALTGTGYGRTLLLKLGLLAGAAALGFYNWRVVRPALQEQPRVGLLRIPATLELLLGLGVLLVTAALIATHLP from the coding sequence GTGAGGCGTGCGCGGGCCGTCGGCGCGGCGACGGTCCTGGCGATCCTGACCCTGCTGCCGGCGGCGGGGCCGCGCCACACGGACCTGGAGAGCAGCCAGCCCGCGGCCGACCAGCGTCTGGCCGAGGCGCCGGGCGAGATCCGCCTGCGGTTCACCACGCTGGTGCAGCGCGCGCTGTCGAGCGTGGAGCTGCGGGCTCCCGACGGCGGGCTCGTCCCGCTCGGCGCGCTCGACTACGCACCCGCCAGCGGCGACCGCGAGCTCGTGGCCCGCATCGCGGCCCCGCTGGGCGCGGGGCTCCACCAGGTGACGTGGCGTACCGCGGGTCCTGATTCCCATCCCGTCTCCGGGAGCTTCGCGTTCACGGTCGAGCGTGGCGCCACCTCGGTCGGGGACCAGGCGGCGGATACGCTCCCGGCCGCGCCGCCGCCCGTGGCCCCGCAGGCCGGACCCGCTCCGCCCCCACTCGCGCCGCACGATCCGCTCGGGCTCGCCGGGCGCTGGCTGTTCCTGCTGTCCACGACGCTGCTCATCGGCGTCGTGACGTTCCGGTGGTCGGTGGTCGCGCCGGCCGCGCGCCGCGGCGAGACCGCGCTGGCCGACGCGGCCCGGACCGGCCTGCGGCGTCTGGGGTGGATCGGCGTGCTGCTGGCGGGCACGGGCGCGGTGGTGCGCGTCTTCACCCAGGCCGGCGCGACCGGGACGGGCGCGCTCCCACTCCTCTTCCAGACCCCGTGGGGATGGGGATGGTGGCTGCACCTGGGCGCAGCGCTGCTCTTCGCCTTCGGATTGCTTCGCGCGGCGCGCTCCACGACCGGACGGGCGGGCTGGGTCGTAGCCACGGTCGCCGCCGCGCTCGCGACCCTGGCACCTCCGCTCTCCGGACACGCGTGGGCGGTGGACGGAGCGAGGCGGGTCCCGTTGCTGGTTGCCGATACGCTGCACGTCGCCGCCGCGGGCGCCTGGATCGGTGCGCTGGCGGGCCTGGTGTTCGTGGCGCTGCCGCTGTTGCGCCGCGCGCGCGACGCCGACGGTCGCGTCCCCGCCCTTCCCTCGTGGATCGCGTCCTTCTCCCGCGTCAGCCTGATGGCGGTCCTGGTGCTGCTGGCCACGGGAGCCGTCAACGCCTGGGACCGCGTCGGGGCGTTCGGGGCGCTCACGGGCACCGGCTACGGCCGCACGCTCCTCCTCAAGCTGGGGCTGCTGGCCGGGGCGGCCGCGCTCGGGTTCTACAACTGGCGGGTGGTGCGCCCCGCCCTGCAGGAGCAGCCGCGCGTGGGCTTGCTGCGCATCCCCGCCACCCTGGAACTCCTCCTGGGCCTCGGTGTCCTGCTGGTCACCGCCGCCCTGATCGCCACCCACCTCCCCTGA
- the pdxH gene encoding pyridoxamine 5'-phosphate oxidase, with product MGLEREDLSDDPIEQFRAWFADAEAAPAVAQANAMCLSTLGEDGFPQGRIVLLKGLEEGRFVFYTNLDSAKGRSLRVHPRAALTFWWEPLGRQVRITGPVEPVEPEVADAYFASRPRGSQLGAWASEQSQPLDQRATLERRVRTLEQEWEGRAVSRPPHWSGFGLTPVWIEFWQDGAFRLHDRFRYERGRGGVWTLTRLNP from the coding sequence GTGGGCCTGGAACGCGAAGACCTGAGCGACGATCCCATCGAGCAGTTCCGCGCCTGGTTCGCCGACGCGGAGGCCGCCCCGGCCGTGGCGCAGGCCAACGCGATGTGCCTGTCGACGTTGGGCGAGGACGGCTTTCCCCAGGGACGGATCGTCCTCCTCAAGGGGCTGGAGGAGGGCCGCTTCGTCTTCTACACCAACCTGGACTCGGCGAAAGGCCGCTCGCTCCGGGTCCATCCCCGGGCAGCGCTGACGTTCTGGTGGGAGCCGCTGGGCCGGCAGGTCCGCATCACCGGGCCGGTCGAGCCCGTCGAACCCGAGGTCGCCGATGCCTACTTCGCGAGCCGGCCTCGGGGAAGCCAGCTCGGCGCGTGGGCCTCCGAGCAGAGCCAGCCGCTCGACCAGCGCGCCACGCTGGAGCGACGCGTGCGGACGCTGGAGCAGGAATGGGAGGGCCGGGCGGTGAGCCGGCCCCCGCACTGGTCGGGGTTCGGCCTCACCCCCGTCTGGATCGAGTTCTGGCAGGACGGCGCCTTCCGCCTGCACGATCGCTTCCGCTACGAGCGCGGGCGCGGGGGCGTCTGGACCCTCACGCGCCTCAATCCCTGA
- a CDS encoding aminotransferase class V-fold PLP-dependent enzyme, whose amino-acid sequence MTDRRQFLGAIRYPAAALALGGALPTPVFARSAAEIVGDLAATPGTPDEIAANEDFWVEVQRAFSVDRTLVNFNNGGVSPSPVWVQDAMKRHLDYSNLAPAYTMWRVLEPQREGVRQRFAREWGVDPEEVAFTRNASESLQTVQLGIDLQRGDEVLTSTQDYGRMITTFQQRERREGIVMKQIQLPVPAEDTAEVVRRFEAGITPKTRMILMCHMINLTGQILPVREVAAMARRHGIPVVVDGAHALAHFDFKISDLECDNYSTSLHKWLFAPHGTGMLWVRRDKIADLWPLMAAPEGMDANIRKFEEIGTHPAANYLAIGEALTFHQGIGAARKDARLRYLRDRWADALLQHDRIRLHTSRQPGRSCGIANVQVEGVDTVALTEWLWSEHRILVVAIKHPEFEGLRVSPSVYSSLEEVDRFTDAIVTVLQRGLPA is encoded by the coding sequence ATGACCGATCGTCGCCAGTTCCTCGGTGCCATCCGCTATCCCGCCGCCGCGCTCGCGCTCGGAGGCGCCCTGCCCACACCGGTGTTCGCGCGCTCCGCGGCGGAGATCGTCGGCGACCTGGCGGCCACTCCGGGCACTCCGGACGAGATCGCCGCCAACGAGGACTTCTGGGTCGAGGTGCAGCGCGCGTTCTCCGTGGACCGCACGCTGGTCAACTTCAACAACGGCGGCGTCAGCCCCTCACCGGTCTGGGTGCAGGACGCCATGAAGCGGCACCTGGACTACTCCAACCTCGCACCCGCCTACACGATGTGGCGCGTGCTCGAGCCGCAACGGGAAGGCGTCCGTCAACGGTTCGCCCGGGAGTGGGGGGTCGATCCCGAAGAGGTCGCGTTCACGCGCAATGCGTCGGAGAGCCTGCAGACCGTCCAGCTCGGCATCGACCTGCAACGCGGCGATGAGGTCCTCACGTCCACGCAGGACTACGGTCGGATGATCACGACCTTCCAGCAGCGCGAGCGCCGGGAAGGCATCGTGATGAAGCAGATCCAGCTGCCGGTGCCCGCCGAGGACACCGCGGAGGTGGTGCGGCGCTTCGAGGCGGGCATCACGCCGAAGACACGCATGATCCTGATGTGCCATATGATCAACCTCACCGGGCAGATCCTGCCGGTCCGCGAGGTAGCGGCGATGGCCCGTCGGCACGGGATCCCGGTCGTGGTGGACGGCGCACACGCGCTCGCCCATTTCGACTTCAAGATCTCCGACCTCGAGTGCGACAACTACAGCACGAGCCTGCACAAGTGGCTGTTCGCCCCACACGGGACCGGAATGCTGTGGGTGCGTCGGGACAAGATCGCCGACCTGTGGCCGCTGATGGCGGCTCCGGAGGGGATGGACGCCAACATCCGCAAGTTCGAGGAGATCGGCACCCATCCGGCGGCGAACTACCTCGCCATCGGGGAGGCCCTCACGTTCCACCAGGGCATCGGCGCCGCGCGCAAGGACGCACGCCTGCGCTACCTGCGTGACCGCTGGGCGGACGCCCTGCTGCAGCACGACCGCATCCGCCTGCACACCAGCCGCCAGCCCGGTCGCTCGTGCGGCATCGCCAACGTACAGGTCGAGGGCGTGGACACGGTGGCGCTGACGGAGTGGTTGTGGTCCGAGCACCGCATCCTGGTCGTCGCCATCAAGCACCCCGAGTTCGAGGGCCTGCGGGTGTCGCCGTCGGTGTACTCCTCGCTGGAGGAGGTCGACCGCTTCACGGACGCGATCGTCACCGTGCTCCAGCGAGGCCTGCCGGCGTGA
- a CDS encoding heavy-metal-associated domain-containing protein, translating to MTRVRIPVPDLSCGHCVHSVRSALEPLVGVSDVDVSLERKDATATVADGTDPAALTAAVRDAGYTPGAVETV from the coding sequence ATGACGCGCGTCCGCATTCCCGTGCCCGACCTCTCCTGCGGTCACTGTGTCCACTCGGTGCGCTCGGCGCTCGAGCCCCTGGTCGGCGTGTCGGACGTGGACGTATCGCTCGAGCGCAAGGACGCAACGGCCACGGTCGCGGACGGGACGGACCCCGCCGCCCTGACCGCCGCCGTGCGCGACGCGGGCTACACCCCGGGCGCGGTGGAGACGGTCTGA
- a CDS encoding thioredoxin family protein has translation MLAPAGLVLAGVLALCGPAPAPAAAPADTVPYATLYDAGTPFGVFLKKADQRVETWQGNFARAVVAPELQARARAAGAYRLLVIAEDWCGDSANTIPYLARLVDQVPDLEMRIVDSNAGRPVMEAHRTPDGRAATPTVVVLDAEGAQVGCWVERPARLQTWFLENEARLERDVLYERKYAWYDEDAGASTVSDIVALLEAARAGRPRCPGG, from the coding sequence ATGCTGGCCCCTGCGGGCCTCGTCCTGGCCGGTGTGCTGGCCCTGTGCGGACCCGCGCCGGCTCCGGCCGCGGCGCCCGCCGATACCGTCCCGTACGCCACGCTCTACGACGCCGGCACCCCCTTCGGAGTGTTCCTGAAGAAGGCCGACCAGCGCGTCGAGACCTGGCAGGGCAACTTCGCGCGCGCGGTGGTGGCGCCCGAGCTGCAGGCCCGCGCGCGCGCCGCCGGAGCGTATCGGTTGCTGGTGATCGCGGAGGACTGGTGCGGCGATTCGGCCAACACCATCCCGTACCTGGCCCGCCTGGTGGATCAGGTCCCGGACCTGGAGATGCGGATCGTCGACTCCAATGCCGGCCGGCCCGTCATGGAGGCGCACCGCACGCCGGACGGACGAGCGGCCACCCCGACGGTCGTGGTCCTGGACGCGGAGGGCGCGCAGGTCGGCTGCTGGGTGGAACGGCCCGCACGCCTGCAGACCTGGTTCCTGGAGAACGAGGCGCGCCTGGAGCGGGACGTGCTCTACGAGCGCAAGTATGCCTGGTACGACGAGGACGCGGGCGCCAGCACCGTCTCCGACATCGTCGCGCTGTTGGAAGCGGCTCGCGCCGGCCGGCCGCGCTGCCCCGGAGGCTGA
- the aroA gene encoding 3-phosphoshikimate 1-carboxyvinyltransferase → MIELEVPGDKSITHRALILSALAEGESRILGALVSEDTRSTAAALRALGVSISELDPDESRVSGVGLHGLTPPAGPLDCGNSGTTARLLAGVLAGCPFASVLDGDVSLRSRPMERVTAPLGLMGARCESLEGPGRLPLRIHGGALAPIDHRSAVASAQVKSALLLAGMVGGAWVLAAEPRRSRDHTERMLGAAGVPLIEHWHEGAWRVELRDPPDRLVARTWHVPGDFSAAAFWLAWGVLRPAGPPLRIRNVGLNPTRTGLLAVLARMGARVEVAAAADLDGETRGDLLVWPSELEATEVGADEVPAVIDELPLVAVLGARARGVTRVRGAQELRVKESDRIRAVVDNLRAVGAEARELPDGFEVSGGTGPLAGRVETRHDHRIAMAFGVLGALPGAALEIDDPAVAAVSYPAFFTTLERLRRDGWGASAGSRRPVVTIDGPAGSGKSTTAREVARRLGFRHLDSGALYRALTWALLRSGWELSTWERRTAAELEGLGVAARPGPSGVEVLQGSEPIPDADLRSPLVTAHVSAVAGLPAVRSVLLRLQRDAAAGGGLVADGRDMGTVVFPQADVKVFFTADLEERARRRLRERGSEPGDAHAVQVEASLIRDRDFADAHRELSPLRAAPDAHRIDTSALDFAAQVEAVLALVRRLTP, encoded by the coding sequence GTGATCGAGCTGGAGGTACCAGGCGACAAGTCCATCACGCACAGGGCGTTGATCCTGTCCGCCCTTGCGGAGGGCGAGAGCCGGATCCTGGGGGCGCTCGTCTCCGAGGATACGCGCTCCACCGCGGCCGCCCTGCGCGCGCTCGGCGTCTCCATCTCGGAGCTCGACCCCGACGAGAGCCGGGTATCGGGCGTGGGTCTGCACGGGCTCACGCCGCCCGCGGGTCCGCTCGACTGCGGCAACTCGGGAACCACGGCCCGGCTCCTGGCGGGGGTGTTGGCCGGCTGCCCCTTCGCCTCCGTCCTGGACGGGGACGTGTCGCTGCGGAGCCGTCCCATGGAGCGCGTCACCGCGCCGCTGGGACTCATGGGGGCCCGATGCGAGTCCCTGGAGGGCCCGGGGCGTCTCCCGCTCCGCATCCACGGCGGCGCCCTCGCGCCCATCGATCACCGCTCGGCGGTGGCGAGCGCCCAGGTCAAGAGCGCGCTGCTCCTGGCCGGGATGGTGGGGGGTGCCTGGGTCCTCGCCGCGGAGCCCCGGCGCTCCCGCGATCACACCGAGCGCATGCTGGGTGCGGCGGGGGTTCCCCTGATCGAGCACTGGCACGAGGGCGCCTGGCGCGTCGAGCTGCGCGACCCTCCGGACCGGCTCGTGGCCCGTACCTGGCACGTTCCGGGGGATTTCTCGGCGGCCGCCTTCTGGCTCGCCTGGGGGGTCCTGCGCCCGGCGGGGCCGCCGCTCCGGATCCGCAACGTCGGGCTCAACCCCACGCGGACCGGCCTGCTGGCCGTGTTGGCCCGCATGGGGGCGCGGGTCGAGGTGGCCGCCGCGGCCGATCTGGACGGGGAGACCCGCGGGGACCTGCTGGTGTGGCCGTCCGAGCTCGAGGCCACGGAGGTCGGCGCCGACGAGGTCCCGGCCGTGATCGACGAGCTCCCCCTGGTGGCGGTGCTGGGCGCCCGCGCCCGGGGTGTGACGCGCGTGCGTGGGGCCCAGGAGCTCCGGGTGAAGGAGAGCGACCGGATCCGGGCCGTGGTCGACAACCTGAGGGCGGTGGGCGCCGAGGCCCGTGAGCTCCCCGACGGCTTCGAGGTGAGCGGCGGCACCGGGCCGCTGGCCGGACGGGTGGAGACCCGGCACGACCACCGGATCGCGATGGCGTTCGGCGTCCTGGGCGCCCTCCCGGGCGCGGCGCTCGAGATCGACGATCCCGCCGTGGCGGCCGTCAGCTACCCGGCCTTCTTCACGACCCTGGAGCGGCTGCGCCGGGACGGGTGGGGCGCCTCCGCGGGCAGTCGACGTCCCGTCGTCACCATCGACGGACCGGCCGGGTCGGGGAAGTCCACCACGGCGCGGGAGGTCGCCCGGCGGCTCGGCTTCCGTCACCTGGACTCGGGAGCGCTCTACCGCGCGCTCACCTGGGCGTTGCTCCGATCCGGCTGGGAGCTGTCCACCTGGGAGCGCCGCACGGCGGCCGAGCTGGAGGGGCTGGGCGTCGCGGCCCGACCGGGCCCGTCCGGTGTGGAGGTCCTGCAGGGCTCCGAGCCCATCCCCGATGCAGACCTGCGCAGCCCGCTCGTCACCGCCCACGTCTCGGCGGTCGCGGGGCTGCCGGCCGTCCGCTCGGTGCTGCTCCGGCTCCAGCGCGACGCGGCCGCGGGCGGGGGGTTGGTCGCGGACGGGCGCGACATGGGGACGGTCGTCTTCCCCCAGGCGGACGTGAAGGTGTTCTTCACGGCCGACCTCGAGGAGCGCGCCCGCCGGCGCCTTCGCGAGCGGGGTTCGGAGCCGGGCGACGCCCACGCGGTGCAGGTGGAAGCCTCCCTGATCCGGGACCGGGATTTCGCGGACGCGCACCGGGAGCTGAGCCCGCTCCGGGCCGCCCCAGACGCCCACCGCATCGACACGTCCGCGCTCGATTTCGCGGCCCAGGTGGAGGCCGTCCTGGCCCTCGTCCGTCGGTTGACGCCCTGA
- the rnz gene encoding ribonuclease Z has translation MIRITFLGTAAARPTVGRGVSAFAVQREASLMLFDCGEGTQRQMMRYGTGFAVTDIFFTHVHADHLLGLTGLLRTMALQGRTDAIGLYGPPRSRGVLEDAVRLGVERVAFPVHVTELTAGDVVERDGFRLRAVAAEHGTPAFAWALEEEPRLGRFDVERARELGVPPGPLFGRLHRGETVDLDGRTVTPDEVVGPTRPGRKVVFSGDSRPCRAITEAARAADLLVHEATFADAESDRARETGHSTAREAAEVARAAGVRRLILTHISARYADAPGALEAEAAKVFRPVTVAHDGLVVEVPFPEEEIPAASGAGDARSGREPDL, from the coding sequence GTGATCCGAATCACCTTCCTGGGAACGGCCGCGGCCCGACCGACCGTCGGGCGCGGCGTGAGCGCCTTCGCGGTTCAGCGCGAAGCGTCGCTGATGCTGTTCGACTGTGGCGAGGGGACCCAGCGTCAGATGATGCGCTACGGGACCGGCTTCGCCGTGACCGACATCTTCTTCACCCACGTCCACGCGGACCACCTGCTGGGGCTCACGGGCCTGCTGCGCACCATGGCGCTGCAGGGCCGGACGGATGCCATCGGTCTGTATGGGCCGCCCCGGTCGCGCGGGGTGCTGGAGGACGCGGTGCGTCTGGGCGTGGAGCGGGTCGCCTTTCCCGTGCACGTGACGGAGCTGACCGCCGGCGACGTCGTGGAACGCGACGGCTTCCGCCTCCGGGCCGTCGCGGCCGAGCACGGTACCCCTGCGTTCGCATGGGCCCTGGAGGAGGAGCCGCGGCTCGGCCGCTTCGACGTGGAGCGGGCCCGCGAGCTGGGCGTGCCGCCCGGGCCTCTGTTCGGGCGGCTGCACCGGGGGGAGACGGTCGACCTGGACGGGAGGACGGTGACCCCCGACGAGGTGGTAGGTCCGACCCGTCCCGGGCGGAAGGTGGTCTTCTCGGGAGACAGCCGCCCCTGCCGGGCCATCACCGAGGCAGCCCGGGCCGCAGATCTGCTCGTGCACGAGGCCACCTTCGCAGACGCCGAGTCCGATCGCGCCCGGGAGACGGGGCACTCCACGGCCCGGGAGGCGGCCGAGGTGGCCCGCGCGGCCGGCGTGCGGCGGCTGATCCTCACGCACATCTCGGCCCGGTACGCGGACGCGCCGGGGGCCCTGGAGGCCGAGGCCGCCAAGGTGTTCCGCCCCGTGACGGTCGCCCATGACGGCCTCGTCGTGGAGGTGCCCTTCCCGGAGGAGGAGATCCCTGCCGCCTCGGGGGCGGGGGATGCGCGCTCCGGACGGGAACCCGACCTGTGA